From Onychostoma macrolepis isolate SWU-2019 chromosome 05, ASM1243209v1, whole genome shotgun sequence:
ACTTGGCCCAGATCCGGACATTTACAGAGATGGACTCTCATGAGGAAAAGGTGTTCCGTGCCGTCAGAGAGGTAGGAAAGGCATTTCTTAAAGAATAGCAATGCACACTTTTGATTGTTATTGTGCAGTCAAAGGCTAAAAGTATGCTGCCATCTCTTCTAATTAACAAATCTGGCAATTCCCCAGAAGTCTacagcatataatgatattctagaaGATTCTCCAGTCTGCTAGACTTGTTTAGCTCAGGTATATGCACTAATGCAAAGGAGGATGATCAATAAGTTCCTAGAGTGTGAAGGTGCTGTGTGTGAACTTCATAATTAAACATCCCTGATCCTAGCCATGTGTTTGTAGTTTGTAAATAACATGCTGGCAAGGGCTCTCAGATGATACTTGATGAATTAAatactttatttgaaatgtaattttgctGTTGATCATCTTTTCTTCGCTCTAAACCGCTCAATTAATCGTTCATCAGACTCAGGAGCGTGAGGCTAAGGCAGAGATGAGACGGAAGGCTAAAGAGCTTCAGCAGATACGACGTGATGCTGAGCGTGGAAAGAAGGGACCGGGCTTCGGTGGTTTTGGCAGCTCGGGCATGAGCAGCAGCAACACGACAATCATCACAGACACGCTAATCGAGCATGAGAAACCCAAACCCACTCCTGTACCTGTCAGGTACTGCCATACTTTCTAATAGACTACagcaatatatataaaaaaaacagcagcaggCTGCAATTTAATGCCCTTTTATTTTAGGTCCAGTGGTCAAAGTAAAGCGCTTAAACTGGTTGGCAAAGGAAAGGAGGTTGATGACTTTGTGGACAAACTAAAGTCAGAGGGAGAGAATATCATCTTGCCCAGCACAGGCAAAAGACCATCAGAGGCATCCAAATCTCTGCCGCCTCCAACCCACACAGAGAGGTAATGATCTCTCAATGTTTTTATGCAAGAATCATACTGAGCACAGTCAATAGGACATTAGTGGCGTCTGTGATcttattcaattaaaatattttgtagtgCTGTTCAATAATGcactaaaaataagaaatttttgtaaataatatgcCTCTTTGAGAGGCTTTTCAAATAGACATGAATTTAAAATCTTTGTTTACTACTTGTTTAAATTGGTTTCAGATTAAGACCTCTCACATCTCACGTTAGCAGCATGTGAGCTGTACATATTCTTTTCATTGCCCATGTTAACAGTAGCAGCATtcatgctgtgtgtgtgagcagtGTGTCAAGTACAGTTTCAGCACTGAGCATATTTTTGCTGCGTATTGCACGCTGAACTCAGCAGAACATATGGTGAAAATGCACTTTTTCATCAACACAATGAAGACACACAAGCTCCACCTTCTAAGTCTGACTCAATCTGGATTTAAGTAGTGGTTCTCTTCTCATGTAAATCAGATTACACGTTTGACAATCAAATAGTTCACAATGACCAACtcttgatctttttttttttttttattacagaacATAGTGCGATAATCCAGACATcactttatttttctgtatagACCCACAACTCTGTATTATGCATTATTAGGCACCATCTAAGATTTAGCTTAGGAGAGGATAATTTTACAACACTTTTCTATATCTTACAAAAAATTCTGTCTAATTTTCAGTGTGCATATGCGAGTGGAGGAGAAGATCACCCTCACGTGTGGCCGTGATGGTGGCCTTCAAAACATGGAAGTGGTTGGCATGATTACTCTCAGAGTGTCTGATGAAAAGAATGGGCGAATTAGGCTGAAAGTCAACAATAATGACAAGAGGGGCATGCAGTTGCAGgtaagtttgtttttgtttgttttttctaaaTGTAGCAGCATTTAGCTAATTATAAGAAAACCCTAAATAATCCCAATCTGGAATATGatgcatctttaaaaaaaaaaaaaagtaatgtattGCTATAGACAATTTGTAGTCCGAAAACGagtactgaaaataataaaaaccaatagtaaattaaaaaaaaaaaaaaaaaaaaaaactaaatctaaacAACAATATATAAACCAAAATAGATAACTTTTAAAATTTACTATATtttctgaaacaaacaaaaaaaactataataaacttttataaaaTGTGTTATATGTTTGTAACACACTTCTAACCTCTTCCTTGTAGACCCATCCAAATGTGGATAAAAAACTTTTCACAGCAGAGTCCGTGATTGGTCTGAAAAACCCAGACAAATCCTTCCCTCTGAAGAGTGACGTGGGTGTGCTGAAGTGGAGGCTACAGACCACAGAGGAATCTCTCATTCCACTAACAAGTCAGTCCTAAACATCTGGTTTAGTGTTACCAGTAAATTTAACAGCTTACGTCTTTCCAATAGTGTCACATGActtatgctgatttaatttctGTTTGTGCAGTAAACTGCTGGCCCTCTGAGAGTGGTACTGGCTGTGATGTAAACATTGAGTATGAGCTGCAGGATGAATCTCTGGAACTCAATGATATAGTCATTTCTATCCCTGTACCGTGAGTACAAATTCATAGGCTTTAGTTCAGGCCCTAATTCACACATTATTCACATTTATTGGCGTACTAATGCACCTTGTTTCCCCCATGTTTAATGAAGCCTCTTAGAATCGTTTGGCTTGTTATTGACATTTGTCTATTGTAACAATTTCATCACAGGTCAGGGGTAGGGGCTCCTGTGATTGGTGATCTAGATGGAGAATATCGTCATGACAGCAGACGGAATGTCCTGGAGTGGTGTCTGCCTGTGATTGATGTGAAGAATAAGACTGGTAGCCTGGAATTCAGCATACCTGGTCAGCCCAATGACTTTTTCCCTCTCAGTGTCTCCTTTGTCTCTAAGGGCAGCTACTGTGACATTCAGGTAAGAAAAGTGGTTAATTATAGATTAGGGTAGAACTGGGGTTCTCAAGGGAACTGCTGGGAGTTCAGGAGTTGATGAAGAGTTAAAGggttaattcacccaaaaatgaaaattctgtcattcattattcaccctcatgtcgttccaaacctgtaagtcctttgttcatcttcggaacacaaattaagatatttttgatgaaatccgagagctttctgacccttcatagacagcaacacaactgataCTTTTAAGGCCAAGAAAGGAAATAAGGActtcgttaaaatagtccatgtgacatcagtggctcaaccttaattttatgaggCTACGAGAATAGTTTTTGCGtgcaaagaaaaaacactttatttaacaatttcttATCTTCCGTGTCACAACACGTGTGTGGTGAACCGGGATGCGATGtgccttgtttacaagcagaggaagATGCATGCTGAACATAAAACAGTCTTCGTAAATCTGTCTGAACATTTCAACAGAGAGGATGACTTGCATTTTTTTGCCTAGCCTTACCTTTGCtgagttcacactgcatgattttcaaAGTCGTCGGAtcactgttgttttcacactgcatgacAATCTGGGGTAGTATTCAGTTGCTGCTGTGTTTACATGGCACGATGGGTTGGTGACAGGAggtttcacactgcacgattttacaataggaagaatcaCAGATAACTCTTTCTggtccgcaaactacgtttcacaaccaAACGCATACGAGAAGTGATGAGGAAATGACACAAGATCACAGTTCTTGTGCAAGACtggaaatgttattaaaatagtaGTTCGCAAGAAGTTCACGATACGAATGGTGTGTGCGCTGATTTGCAACAAAAGgg
This genomic window contains:
- the arcn1a gene encoding archain 1a codes for the protein MVLLAAAVCTKAGKALVSRQFVEMTRTRVEGLLAAFPKLMNTGKQHTFVETESVRYVYQPLEKLYMVLVTTKNSNILEDLETLRLFSRVIPEYCRVLEESEISEHCFELIFAFDEIVALGYRENVNLAQIRTFTEMDSHEEKVFRAVRETQEREAKAEMRRKAKELQQIRRDAERGKKGPGFGGFGSSGMSSSNTTIITDTLIEHEKPKPTPVPVRSSGQSKALKLVGKGKEVDDFVDKLKSEGENIILPSTGKRPSEASKSLPPPTHTESVHMRVEEKITLTCGRDGGLQNMEVVGMITLRVSDEKNGRIRLKVNNNDKRGMQLQTHPNVDKKLFTAESVIGLKNPDKSFPLKSDVGVLKWRLQTTEESLIPLTINCWPSESGTGCDVNIEYELQDESLELNDIVISIPVPSGVGAPVIGDLDGEYRHDSRRNVLEWCLPVIDVKNKTGSLEFSIPGQPNDFFPLSVSFVSKGSYCDIQVTQVSQVDGDSPVRFSTETSFVVDKYEIL